In Marinobacter sp. M3C, the genomic stretch GGTCGCAATGGCATGAGCCTTGAGCAGTTCGAGCAGCAGTTGGTTAGCGAAGGCGTCAGTTACCGTGACGCCCGCGAGCAGATCCGCAATGAACTTCTTACCAGCCGGGTTCAGCAGCGTCAGGTGGGCAGCCGCATTCGGGTAACAGACCGCGAAGTGGAAAACTATCAGCAGGCGCAACAAGCCGGCGGTGGCAATACCGCCGAGTATCGCCTGTCTTACATCTTTATTGAAACCGAGGATCCCGGCAGCGATACGTCGGTAGAAGCTGCTCGTAGCAAAGCCGAGACACTGCGCCAGCAGATTGTGGAAGGTCGGGATTTTCGCGCGGTTGCGGTAGCAGAATCGGATGCCAGCAACGCCCTGGAGGGCGGCGATATGGGCTGGCGCGTTGAAAGCCAGTTGCCGTCTCTGGTCGCTCCAGTGGTGCCAGACCTGGTGGTGGGCCAGCCGTCCGAAGTATTGCAGAATAGCAGCGGTTTTCACTTGGTGATGGTGATGGAGCAGCGCGGTGGCGAACAGCAGAAATTGGTTCAGCAAAACCGGGTAAGGCATATTCTGGTGCAGCCGTCTGACGCGATCACCGAGGCCGAAGCCGAGGATAAGGTTCGCGATCTTTTTGAAAAATTGCAAAACGGCGCCGATTTTGCCGAACTGGCTAAGGCCGAGTCAGACGACACAGTGTCGGGTTCTGACGGTGGTAATCTGGGTTGGGTAAACCCCGGGCAGATGGTGCCAGAATTTGAACAGGCTATGCAAAATGCCACCGTGGGGCAGATTGAAGGCCCGGTGCGTTCGCAGTTCGGCTGGCATCTGTTGCAGGTGCAAGAGCGTCGGCAGAAAGACATGAGCGACGAATTCCGCGAATCTGAAACTCGCCAGACCCTATATCAGCGCAAGTTCGAAAATGAACTGCAGAATTGGCTGCGGGAAATTCGTGATGAGGCTTTTGTCGAGTTCAAGCCGGGCTATGCCGAAAACAGTGACACTGAGGCCTCCGCAAACATAGATGCCAGTGCATCATGAGTGAGGGGATTACCCTCGCCGTGACCGCTGGTGAACCTGCCGGCATTGGGCCTGAATTGTGCTTGCAGCTGGCAGGTCAAGAGCGGCAGGTAGGCATTGTTGTGGTAGCCAGCCAGCTATTGCTGGAAGCCCGTGCCCACTTGCTCGGGTTAAGCGTTCGGCTGCTAGCCTGGCAGCCCGGCATGGTAGCCACTAAGGCCGCCGGCGAGCTGTCAATCATGCACGTTAACGGCTGTAATAGTAACCAAGCTGGCCAGCTCGACACCGGCAACAGCCAGTACGTTCTGGATACCCTGACCTGCGCTGCCGAAGGCTGCCTGAACGGCAGTTTTGACGGCATGGTGACCGCGCCGGTGCATAAAGGCGTGATTAACGACGCCGGCATCGCTTTTAGTGGCCACACCGAGTTTCTGCAGGAATTGTGTGGTGTTGAACGGGTTGTGATGATGTTGGCCACTGAAGAATTGCGGGTGGCACTGGTGACCACCCACTTACCCCTTAAAGACGTGTCTGCAGCGATAACGCCCGAGCGCTTGAGCCAAGTGGTGCGGATTCTGAACGCCGATCTGAAAACGTTTTTCAATATTGCCCGGCCGCGCATTCTGGTGGCCGGTCTGAACCCCCACGCCGGCGAAGGCGGGTATTTGGGGCGCGAAGAAATCGAAGTGATTGAACCCACACTGGATCAGTTGCGCGCTGAGGGCATAGCTCTGACTGGCCCGCTGCCAGCAGACACCCTATTTACGCCGCACTGGCTTGATAACGCAGACGTCGCGCTGGCGATGTTTCACGATCAAGGCCTGCCAGTGCTGAAATTTCAGGGTTTTGGCCGCGCGGTAAATATTACCCTCGGCCTGCCCATTGTGCGCACCTCGGTGGACCATGGCACTG encodes the following:
- the pdxA gene encoding 4-hydroxythreonine-4-phosphate dehydrogenase PdxA, with protein sequence MSEGITLAVTAGEPAGIGPELCLQLAGQERQVGIVVVASQLLLEARAHLLGLSVRLLAWQPGMVATKAAGELSIMHVNGCNSNQAGQLDTGNSQYVLDTLTCAAEGCLNGSFDGMVTAPVHKGVINDAGIAFSGHTEFLQELCGVERVVMMLATEELRVALVTTHLPLKDVSAAITPERLSQVVRILNADLKTFFNIARPRILVAGLNPHAGEGGYLGREEIEVIEPTLDQLRAEGIALTGPLPADTLFTPHWLDNADVALAMFHDQGLPVLKFQGFGRAVNITLGLPIVRTSVDHGTALDLAGTGKADGGSLLTAIRVGEQMARGLRANQMKREIP
- a CDS encoding peptidylprolyl isomerase, with product MKATFRHCVTSLMLVLALLPLAAQAERQLLDQVVAIVDDDVILATELDARINTIVTRLQAQETTLPPRSVLQERVLDQLITESVQLQMAGKMGMRISDNELNETMISIAGRNGMSLEQFEQQLVSEGVSYRDAREQIRNELLTSRVQQRQVGSRIRVTDREVENYQQAQQAGGGNTAEYRLSYIFIETEDPGSDTSVEAARSKAETLRQQIVEGRDFRAVAVAESDASNALEGGDMGWRVESQLPSLVAPVVPDLVVGQPSEVLQNSSGFHLVMVMEQRGGEQQKLVQQNRVRHILVQPSDAITEAEAEDKVRDLFEKLQNGADFAELAKAESDDTVSGSDGGNLGWVNPGQMVPEFEQAMQNATVGQIEGPVRSQFGWHLLQVQERRQKDMSDEFRESETRQTLYQRKFENELQNWLREIRDEAFVEFKPGYAENSDTEASANIDASAS